One genomic window of Roseateles sp. DAIF2 includes the following:
- a CDS encoding MotA/TolQ/ExbB proton channel family protein — translation MISRISGLFAAIAFAATLAVSPLTATAQAADAASAAPAATETAAPAADAAPAAAPADAAHAKPADNPYGLKAMIDHGDAVSKGVLALLLIMSIGSWYILIVRLWDTHKLAGEAKEVRATFFKKASIAEGVKSLKEAGAFRYIAETAVEASEHHEGALTENIDRSSWVTMNVDRAVGEVNSRVQSGLGFLATVGSTSPFIGLFGTVWGILQALTAIGVAGQASIDKVAGPVGEALIMTAIGLGVAVPAVLGYNWLVNRNKQVMGQVRAFAADLHGVLMGNRALAKR, via the coding sequence ATGATCTCTCGCATCTCCGGCCTGTTCGCCGCAATCGCATTTGCCGCGACCCTGGCTGTGTCCCCCCTGACCGCTACCGCCCAGGCTGCCGACGCCGCCTCGGCCGCTCCTGCTGCGACCGAGACCGCTGCTCCCGCCGCCGACGCTGCTCCCGCTGCCGCTCCTGCCGACGCAGCCCACGCCAAGCCGGCCGACAATCCCTACGGCCTGAAGGCCATGATCGACCACGGCGATGCCGTGTCCAAGGGCGTGCTGGCCCTGCTGCTGATCATGTCCATCGGTTCCTGGTACATCCTGATCGTCCGCCTGTGGGACACCCACAAGCTGGCCGGCGAAGCCAAGGAAGTGCGCGCGACCTTCTTCAAGAAGGCCAGCATCGCCGAAGGCGTCAAGAGCCTGAAGGAAGCCGGTGCTTTCCGCTACATCGCCGAGACCGCCGTCGAGGCTTCGGAGCATCATGAAGGCGCCCTGACCGAGAACATCGACCGCAGCAGCTGGGTCACGATGAACGTCGACCGCGCCGTCGGCGAAGTCAACAGCCGCGTCCAGAGCGGCCTGGGCTTCCTGGCCACCGTGGGCTCGACCTCTCCCTTCATCGGTCTGTTCGGTACCGTGTGGGGCATTCTGCAGGCCCTGACCGCCATCGGCGTCGCCGGCCAGGCTTCGATCGACAAGGTGGCCGGCCCCGTGGGCGAGGCGCTGATCATGACCGCCATCGGTCTGGGCGTCGCCGTTCCGGCCGTGCTGGGCTACAACTGGCTGGTCAACCGCAACAAGCAGGTGATGGGCCAAGTGCGTGCCTTCGCTGCCGACCTGCATGGCGTGCTGATGGGCAACCGCGCCCTGGCCAAGCGCTAA
- a CDS encoding biopolymer transporter ExbD, translating into MGMNVGSSSGEDEVVSTINTTPLVDVMLVLLIIFLITIPVVTQSVTLSLPKETNVVRQTKPENIELAVTKDGDVYWATALVPDQEALVARLKKVSVLNPQPEVHIRGDEKARYESVGRVMVAAQRAGILKISFVTEPPARGG; encoded by the coding sequence ATGGGCATGAACGTCGGATCCTCCTCCGGCGAGGACGAAGTGGTCTCCACGATCAACACTACGCCCCTCGTGGACGTGATGCTGGTCCTGCTGATCATCTTCCTCATCACCATTCCGGTGGTGACGCAGTCGGTGACGTTGTCGCTCCCCAAGGAGACCAACGTTGTCCGGCAGACCAAGCCGGAGAACATTGAGCTGGCGGTGACCAAGGACGGCGACGTCTATTGGGCCACTGCCCTGGTGCCTGACCAGGAGGCCCTGGTGGCGCGCCTGAAGAAGGTGTCGGTGCTGAACCCGCAACCCGAGGTGCACATCCGTGGCGACGAGAAAGCGCGCTACGAATCCGTGGGCCGGGTGATGGTGGCGGCCCAGCGCGCCGGCATCCTGAAGATCAGCTTCGTCACCGAGCCTCCGGCTCGTGGCGGTTGA
- a CDS encoding biopolymer transporter ExbD — protein sequence MGMNVGSSSGGDEPEVMLDVNTTPLIDVMLVLLVMLIITIPIQLHSVNLDMPAGNPPPPTKEPIVHEVFIDFDGTVSWDGVALANQASVEAKLAEIAAEADQPEVHIKPNKLVEYGSVAAVMAAAQRLGVKKMGMVGNEQFIN from the coding sequence ATGGGAATGAACGTAGGTAGCTCGTCGGGTGGCGATGAACCGGAAGTGATGCTGGACGTCAACACGACGCCGCTGATCGACGTGATGCTGGTCCTGCTGGTGATGCTGATCATCACCATCCCGATCCAGCTGCACTCGGTGAACCTGGACATGCCGGCCGGCAACCCGCCGCCGCCGACCAAGGAACCGATCGTGCATGAGGTCTTCATCGACTTCGACGGCACGGTCAGCTGGGACGGCGTCGCGCTGGCCAACCAGGCTTCTGTCGAGGCCAAGCTGGCCGAGATCGCCGCCGAGGCCGATCAGCCCGAGGTGCATATCAAGCCCAACAAGCTGGTCGAGTACGGCAGCGTGGCCGCCGTGATGGCCGCCGCCCAGCGCCTGGGCGTCAAGAAGATGGGCATGGTCGGCAACGAACAGTTCATCAATTGA
- a CDS encoding 3-hydroxyacyl-CoA dehydrogenase, translating into MEIAGKVFIITGGASGLGEGTARMLAREGATVVIADLQVERGEALAAELGGAFVKADVSQEADGQAVVAKAVSLGKLMGLVNCAGIAPAAKTVGKDGAHALALFAKVINVNLVGSFNMIRLAAEAMSKNEPEATGERGVLISTASVAAYDGQIGQAAYAASKGGVVGMTLPIARDLARNGIRNMTIAPGIFGTPMLFGMPQEVQDALAANVPFPSRLGTPADYAKLVHQIVTNDMLNGEVIRLDGAIRLAPK; encoded by the coding sequence ATGGAGATCGCAGGCAAGGTATTCATCATCACCGGCGGCGCCTCGGGACTGGGCGAAGGCACGGCCCGCATGCTGGCGCGCGAGGGCGCGACCGTCGTCATCGCCGACCTGCAGGTCGAGCGCGGTGAGGCTCTGGCGGCCGAGCTGGGCGGCGCCTTCGTCAAGGCCGATGTCAGCCAGGAGGCCGATGGCCAGGCGGTGGTCGCCAAGGCCGTGAGCCTGGGCAAGCTGATGGGCCTGGTCAACTGCGCCGGCATCGCGCCCGCGGCCAAGACCGTCGGCAAGGACGGTGCCCATGCGCTGGCCCTGTTCGCCAAGGTGATCAACGTGAATCTGGTCGGCAGCTTCAACATGATCCGCCTGGCCGCCGAGGCGATGAGCAAGAACGAGCCCGAGGCCACCGGCGAGCGCGGCGTGCTGATCTCGACCGCCTCGGTCGCGGCCTACGACGGCCAGATCGGCCAGGCCGCCTACGCGGCCTCCAAGGGCGGCGTGGTCGGCATGACCCTGCCAATCGCGCGCGACCTGGCCCGCAACGGCATCCGCAACATGACCATCGCCCCGGGCATCTTCGGCACGCCGATGCTGTTCGGCATGCCGCAAGAGGTGCAGGACGCGCTGGCCGCCAACGTGCCCTTCCCCTCGCGTCTGGGTACGCCGGCCGACTATGCCAAGCTGGTGCACCAGATCGTCACCAACGACATGCTGAACGGCGAGGTGATCCGCCTGGACGGCGCGATCCGCCTGGCACCGAAGTAA
- the adk gene encoding adenylate kinase — MRLILLGAPGAGKGTQAAFICQKFGIPQISTGDMLRAAIKAGTEMGLAAKKVMDAGALVSDDIIIGLVKERIAQPDCAKGFLFDGFPRTIPQADAMKAAGVKLDFVLEIDVPDSAIVERMSGRRVHVASGRTYHVKFNPPKVAGKDDQTGEELIQRDDDKEETVKKRLEVYQAQTRPLVDYYSSWAATGDAQAPQYRRIEGIGSVDEITGRALAALG; from the coding sequence GTGCGACTGATTCTTCTGGGCGCCCCCGGCGCCGGCAAAGGCACCCAAGCCGCCTTCATCTGCCAGAAATTCGGCATCCCGCAGATCTCGACCGGCGACATGCTGCGCGCCGCGATCAAGGCCGGCACCGAGATGGGCCTGGCCGCCAAGAAGGTGATGGACGCCGGCGCGCTGGTCAGCGACGACATCATCATCGGCCTGGTCAAGGAACGCATCGCCCAGCCGGATTGCGCCAAGGGCTTCCTGTTCGACGGCTTCCCGCGCACCATCCCGCAGGCCGACGCGATGAAGGCCGCCGGCGTCAAGCTGGACTTCGTGCTGGAGATCGACGTGCCGGACAGCGCCATCGTCGAGCGCATGAGCGGCCGCCGCGTGCATGTGGCCTCGGGCCGCACCTACCATGTCAAGTTCAACCCGCCCAAGGTCGCCGGCAAGGACGACCAGACCGGCGAGGAACTGATCCAGCGCGACGACGACAAGGAAGAGACCGTCAAGAAGCGCCTGGAGGTCTACCAGGCCCAGACCCGTCCGCTGGTCGACTACTACTCCTCCTGGGCCGCCACCGGCGACGCCCAGGCGCCGCAGTACCGTCGCATCGAGGGCATCGGCTCGGTCGACGAGATCACCGGCCGCGCGCTGGCCGCGCTGGGCTGA
- the kdsB gene encoding 3-deoxy-manno-octulosonate cytidylyltransferase has product MSFTVIVPARLASTRLPNKPLADIQGLPMIVRVAQRAALSKARQVVVATDAPEVRAACEAHGVRALMTRADHASGSDRLAEACELLGLDGRELVVNVQGDEPLIAPAMIDACAELLGRREDCVMATVAHALEDAAEFANPNVVKLVADARGTALYFSRAPIPWWRDAQGPKPGAALRHVGLYAYHAGFLRRFPTLAASPLEQIESLEQLRVLWHGERIAVHVSEDKPGPGVDTPEDLARVRALFAAG; this is encoded by the coding sequence ATGAGCTTCACCGTCATCGTGCCGGCGCGGCTGGCCTCGACCCGCCTGCCGAACAAGCCGCTGGCCGACATCCAGGGCCTGCCGATGATCGTGCGGGTGGCGCAGCGCGCCGCGCTTTCGAAGGCGCGCCAGGTGGTGGTCGCCACCGACGCGCCCGAGGTGCGGGCCGCCTGCGAGGCCCATGGCGTGCGCGCGCTGATGACGCGCGCCGACCATGCCTCCGGCAGCGACCGGCTGGCCGAGGCCTGCGAGCTGCTGGGGCTGGACGGCCGCGAGCTGGTCGTCAATGTGCAAGGCGACGAGCCCTTGATCGCGCCGGCGATGATCGATGCCTGCGCCGAGCTGCTGGGCCGGCGCGAGGATTGCGTGATGGCCACCGTGGCGCATGCGCTGGAGGATGCGGCCGAGTTCGCCAACCCGAACGTGGTCAAGCTGGTGGCCGACGCGCGCGGCACCGCGCTCTATTTCTCGCGCGCCCCCATCCCCTGGTGGCGCGACGCCCAGGGCCCGAAGCCGGGCGCGGCGCTGCGCCATGTGGGCCTGTACGCCTATCACGCCGGCTTCCTGCGCCGCTTCCCGACCCTGGCGGCCAGCCCGCTGGAGCAGATCGAGTCGCTGGAGCAGCTGCGCGTGCTGTGGCATGGCGAGCGCATCGCCGTGCATGTCAGCGAGGACAAGCCCGGCCCCGGCGTGGACACGCCGGAAGACCTGGCCCGCGTGCGCGCGCTGTTCGCCGCCGGCTGA
- a CDS encoding Trm112 family protein, with amino-acid sequence MDIRLLEMLVCPICKGPLEHQRGEQGGRELICHADRLAFPVRDGIPVMLENEARPLDAPTAPAPQA; translated from the coding sequence ATGGACATCCGATTGCTGGAAATGCTGGTCTGCCCGATCTGCAAGGGGCCGCTGGAGCATCAGCGCGGCGAACAGGGCGGGCGCGAGCTGATCTGCCATGCCGACCGCCTGGCCTTTCCGGTGCGCGACGGCATCCCGGTGATGCTGGAGAACGAGGCACGGCCGCTGGACGCGCCCACCGCCCCCGCGCCGCAGGCATGA
- the lpxK gene encoding tetraacyldisaccharide 4'-kinase: MSAAERLQRAWREGGPLAQALRPLGGLYGVLSALRAALYRWGWLKTEALPVPVVVVGNWIVGGAGKTPTTLALLRLLQARGIRAGVISRGYGRKDDGIRLVTRDSNAREVGDEPLLIHLRSGASVAVGRDRVAAARALLAAHPGLQLLISDDGLQHWRLPRQLSVLVFDERGLGNGRLLPAGPLRQRRPLSAEPALVLYNATMPSTPLAGHLARRELAGAVELAAWWRGEPADPAALRALQGRPVLAAAGMAQPERFFGMLRAQGLQVQGLALPDHFDFAALPWPADTPELLITEKDAVKLDPARLGSTRAWVVALDFRPDESFERAWQRELDALLS, from the coding sequence ATGAGCGCGGCGGAGCGCCTGCAGCGCGCCTGGCGCGAGGGCGGGCCGCTGGCCCAGGCCCTGCGACCGCTGGGTGGGCTCTATGGCGTCCTGAGCGCCCTGCGCGCCGCGCTGTATCGCTGGGGCTGGCTCAAGACCGAGGCGTTGCCGGTGCCGGTGGTCGTGGTCGGCAACTGGATCGTCGGCGGGGCCGGCAAGACGCCGACTACCCTGGCCCTGCTGCGCCTGCTGCAGGCGCGCGGAATCCGGGCCGGCGTGATCTCGCGCGGCTATGGCCGCAAGGACGATGGCATCCGGCTGGTGACGCGCGACAGCAATGCGCGCGAGGTCGGCGACGAGCCGCTGCTGATCCATCTGCGCAGCGGCGCGTCGGTGGCGGTGGGGCGCGACCGCGTGGCCGCGGCGCGCGCGCTGCTGGCCGCGCATCCGGGGCTGCAGCTGCTGATCAGCGATGACGGGCTGCAGCATTGGCGCCTGCCGCGGCAATTGAGCGTGCTGGTGTTCGACGAGCGCGGCCTGGGCAATGGCCGGCTGCTGCCGGCCGGCCCGCTGCGCCAGCGCCGCCCGCTGAGCGCCGAGCCGGCCCTGGTGCTCTACAACGCCACCATGCCCAGCACGCCGCTGGCCGGCCATCTGGCGCGGCGCGAGCTGGCCGGCGCGGTGGAGCTTGCGGCCTGGTGGCGCGGCGAGCCGGCCGATCCGGCCGCGCTGCGCGCGCTGCAGGGCCGGCCCGTGCTGGCCGCCGCCGGCATGGCGCAGCCGGAGCGCTTCTTCGGCATGCTGCGTGCGCAGGGTCTGCAGGTACAGGGTCTGGCCCTGCCCGACCATTTCGACTTCGCCGCCCTGCCCTGGCCGGCCGACACGCCGGAGCTGCTGATCACCGAGAAGGATGCGGTCAAGCTCGACCCGGCGCGCCTGGGAAGCACCCGGGCCTGGGTGGTGGCGCTAGACTTCAGGCCCGACGAATCTTTTGAGCGCGCGTGGCAGCGGGAGCTGGACGCGCTGCTGAGCTAA
- a CDS encoding biopolymer transporter ExbD: MKFRQRSRADEPEINLIPFIDVLLVVLIFLMLSTTYSKFTELQVTLPTAEAEAMKERPKEILVAISADGRYAINRDAVDGRSPELLAAALRQASGGNAEVMVIVSADAAAAHQSVVNVMDAARRAGLSRLTFAAQTQNK, translated from the coding sequence ATGAAGTTCCGCCAGCGCAGCCGGGCCGACGAGCCCGAGATCAACCTGATCCCCTTCATCGACGTGCTGCTGGTGGTGCTGATCTTCCTGATGCTGTCCACCACCTACAGCAAGTTCACCGAACTGCAGGTCACCCTGCCGACGGCCGAGGCCGAGGCGATGAAGGAGCGGCCCAAGGAGATCCTGGTCGCGATCTCGGCCGACGGCCGCTATGCGATCAACCGCGACGCGGTCGACGGCCGCTCGCCCGAGCTGCTGGCCGCGGCGCTGCGCCAGGCCTCGGGCGGCAACGCCGAGGTGATGGTGATCGTCTCGGCCGACGCCGCCGCGGCGCACCAGTCGGTCGTCAACGTGATGGACGCGGCGCGCCGCGCCGGGCTGTCGCGCCTGACCTTCGCGGCCCAGACCCAGAACAAATGA
- a CDS encoding MotA/TolQ/ExbB proton channel family protein, whose product MFSIIQAAGWPIWPLLLCSVVALALIIERFSSLRAAKIAPPTLLDEVLSVTSQQLPAADVVNKLADNSLLGQVLASGLRAVIAEPRLPDARLRQTFELAGRSAIHRLERYLNTLGTIATAAPLLGLLGTVVGMIEIFGSQSPTGGNPAQLAHGISIALYNTAFGLIIAIPSLMCYRYFRGLVEAYVLELEQASERFMTHLTRFTQLANMQAHLQAQSMQAAQTSRTGGRG is encoded by the coding sequence TTGTTTTCGATCATACAAGCCGCCGGCTGGCCGATCTGGCCGCTCCTGCTGTGCTCCGTCGTGGCCCTGGCCCTGATCATCGAACGCTTCTCCAGCCTGCGCGCCGCCAAGATCGCGCCGCCCACCCTGCTCGACGAGGTGCTGTCGGTCACCAGCCAGCAGCTGCCGGCGGCCGATGTGGTCAACAAGCTGGCCGACAACTCGCTGCTGGGCCAGGTGCTGGCCTCGGGCCTGCGCGCGGTGATCGCCGAGCCGCGCCTGCCGGACGCGCGCCTGCGCCAGACCTTCGAGCTGGCCGGCCGCTCCGCGATCCACCGCCTGGAGCGCTACCTGAACACCCTGGGCACGATCGCCACCGCGGCGCCGCTCTTGGGCCTCTTGGGCACCGTGGTCGGCATGATCGAGATCTTCGGCAGCCAGAGCCCGACCGGCGGCAACCCGGCCCAGCTGGCGCATGGCATCTCGATCGCGCTCTACAACACCGCCTTCGGCCTGATCATCGCGATCCCCTCGCTGATGTGCTATCGCTACTTCCGCGGCCTGGTCGAGGCCTATGTGCTGGAGCTGGAGCAGGCCAGCGAGCGCTTCATGACGCACCTGACCCGCTTCACCCAGCTGGCGAACATGCAGGCCCATCTGCAGGCGCAATCGATGCAGGCGGCGCAGACCTCGCGCACCGGCGGGCGCGGCTGA
- the xseA gene encoding exodeoxyribonuclease VII large subunit produces the protein MVEPWKAAPQRVVWGVAGLLRAVSDALSARFAVCTVQGEISGFTRAASGHSYFSLKDAEGEAGLLRCAMFRRAGGYLDFTPGDGQLVELRGRLALYEPRGELQFIVESMRRAGAGALYEQFLRLKAKLEAEGLFDPSVKRALPAFPLRLGVITSTAGAALHDVLTALRRRAPQVEVIVYPSPVQGAEAPPALVRALQQANERLEVDALLLCRGGGSLEDLWAFNDERVVRAVAGSALPVVCGVGHETDVTLCDLAADLRAPTPTAAAELAAPERAGELERLRALARALTRRMDQRLDNAAQRLDRAALLLARPSAALAQQRRRQALLAQRWGQALPRRVERQQQLLEQLEARQRRAGAALLQRQALRLDALQARLNALDPRQVLARGYAWLDDGQGRALASVAQLQTGAEVQAVLADGDARMKVLSTRMRE, from the coding sequence ATGGTTGAGCCCTGGAAAGCCGCACCGCAACGTGTGGTCTGGGGCGTCGCGGGCCTGCTGCGCGCGGTCTCGGATGCGCTCTCCGCACGCTTCGCGGTCTGCACCGTGCAGGGCGAGATCTCGGGCTTCACCCGCGCCGCCAGCGGCCACAGCTACTTCAGCCTGAAGGACGCCGAGGGCGAGGCCGGGCTGCTGCGCTGCGCGATGTTCCGCCGCGCCGGCGGCTACCTGGATTTCACGCCCGGCGACGGCCAACTGGTCGAGCTGCGCGGGCGGCTGGCGCTGTACGAGCCGCGCGGCGAGCTGCAGTTCATCGTCGAGAGCATGCGCCGCGCCGGTGCCGGGGCGCTGTACGAACAATTCCTGCGCCTGAAGGCCAAGCTGGAGGCGGAAGGGCTGTTCGACCCCTCGGTGAAGCGGGCGCTGCCGGCCTTCCCGCTGCGGCTGGGCGTGATCACCTCGACCGCCGGTGCCGCGCTGCACGATGTGCTGACCGCGCTGCGCCGGCGCGCGCCGCAGGTGGAGGTGATCGTCTACCCGAGCCCGGTGCAGGGCGCCGAGGCGCCGCCGGCCCTGGTGCGCGCGCTGCAGCAGGCCAACGAGCGCCTGGAGGTCGATGCGCTGCTGCTGTGCCGCGGCGGCGGCTCGCTGGAGGACCTCTGGGCCTTCAACGACGAGCGGGTCGTGCGCGCGGTGGCCGGTTCGGCCCTGCCGGTGGTCTGCGGCGTCGGCCATGAGACCGACGTGACCCTGTGCGACCTGGCCGCCGATCTGCGCGCGCCGACGCCCACCGCGGCCGCCGAGCTGGCCGCGCCGGAGCGCGCCGGCGAGCTGGAGCGGCTGCGGGCGCTGGCGCGCGCGCTGACGCGGCGCATGGACCAGCGCCTGGACAACGCCGCCCAGCGCCTGGACCGCGCTGCCCTGCTGCTGGCCCGGCCCAGCGCCGCGCTGGCGCAGCAGCGCCGCCGCCAGGCCCTGCTGGCGCAGCGCTGGGGTCAGGCCTTGCCACGGCGGGTCGAGCGCCAGCAGCAGCTGCTGGAGCAGCTGGAGGCGCGCCAGCGCCGCGCCGGCGCCGCGCTGCTGCAGCGCCAGGCGCTGCGGCTGGATGCGCTGCAGGCGCGGCTCAATGCGCTGGATCCGCGCCAGGTGCTGGCGCGTGGCTACGCCTGGCTGGACGACGGCCAGGGCCGGGCGCTGGCCTCGGTTGCCCAGCTGCAGACCGGCGCCGAGGTGCAGGCCGTGCTGGCCGATGGCGATGCGCGCATGAAGGTACTCAGCACGCGCATGAGGGAATAG